In Megalops cyprinoides isolate fMegCyp1 chromosome 25, fMegCyp1.pri, whole genome shotgun sequence, a single window of DNA contains:
- the LOC118771801 gene encoding ankyrin repeat and SOCS box protein 13-like isoform X1: MEVAIAVHRPSFFGELGFWAVRTVVHEAAALGHALLLQQLIESGAPVNIVNLDNITPLHDACIQGQAQCVRLLLDAGAQVDIRTVHGSTPLCNACAAGSPECAKLLLEHGATANPTLTALTATPLHEACIRGNVDCVKLMIAEGAQLEAFDIYFGTPLHAACIKEHVECAKALLIAGANVNAAKFHETALHYAAKVRNVDLIELLVEFGGNVYARDNLGRKPIDCTRPGSLPALCLQFYECKLLHSCRRSINPSNRMLFMVAHFHSRNGHKAVNVQLYLFSKRE; encoded by the exons ATGGAAGTGGCCATAGCAGTCCATCGACCGTCGTTTTTTGGAGAATTAG GGTTTTGGGCGGTGCGAACAGTGGTGCACGAGGCCGCCGCCCTGGGTCAcgccctgctgctgcagcaacTGATTGAGAGCGGCGCTCCCGTCAACATCGTCAACTTGGACAACATCACACCCCTGCACGATGCCTGCATTCAGGGCCAGGCCCAGTGCGTCAGACTGCTGCTGGACGCTGGcgcacag GTGGACATTAGAACTGTCCATGGGAGCACCCCGCTCTGTAATGCCTGTGCTGCGGGGAGCCCGGAGTGTGCTAAACTCCTGCTGGAGCACGGAGCCACAGCCAACCCCACCCTCACCGCCCTCACAGCCACGCCCCTGCACGAGGCCTGCATACGAG GTAATGTAGACTGTGTGAAGCTCATGATCGCAGAGGGAGCCCAGCTGGAAGCATTCGACATCTACTTCGGAACCCCGCTGCATGCGGCATGCATCAAAGAACACGTCGAATGTGCCAAGGCACTGCTGATCGCAG GCGCCAATGTGAATGCTGCCAAGTTCCATGAGACGGCGCTCCACTATGCGGCCAAAGTGAGGAACGTGGATCTGATCGAGCTGCTGGTGGAGTTCGGGGGGAACGTGTACGCCAGAGACAACCTCGGCAGGAAGCCCATCGACTGCACCAGGCCCGGCTCCCTTCCCGCTCTCTGCCTGCAGTTTTACGAATGTAAACTACTACACTCGTGTCGCCGCTCAATCAATCCCAGCAATCGAATGCTATTCATGGTAGCTCATTTTCACAGTAGAAATGGTCACAAAGCAGTGAACGTACAGCTTTATCTATTTTCAAagagggaataa
- the LOC118771801 gene encoding ankyrin repeat and SOCS box protein 13-like isoform X2, giving the protein MEVAIAVHRPSFFGELGFWAVRTVVHEAAALGHALLLQQLIESGAPVNIVNLDNITPLHDACIQGQAQCVRLLLDAGAQVDIRTVHGSTPLCNACAAGSPECAKLLLEHGATANPTLTALTATPLHEACIRGNVDCVKLMIAEGAQLEAFDIYFGTPLHAACIKEHVECAKALLIAGANVNAAKFHETALHYAAKVRNVDLIELLVEFGGNVYARDNLGRKPIDCTRPGSLPALCLQFYESTPLSLQHLSRVTLRAALGTRAQEVVSKLSLPNRIIRYLCYC; this is encoded by the exons ATGGAAGTGGCCATAGCAGTCCATCGACCGTCGTTTTTTGGAGAATTAG GGTTTTGGGCGGTGCGAACAGTGGTGCACGAGGCCGCCGCCCTGGGTCAcgccctgctgctgcagcaacTGATTGAGAGCGGCGCTCCCGTCAACATCGTCAACTTGGACAACATCACACCCCTGCACGATGCCTGCATTCAGGGCCAGGCCCAGTGCGTCAGACTGCTGCTGGACGCTGGcgcacag GTGGACATTAGAACTGTCCATGGGAGCACCCCGCTCTGTAATGCCTGTGCTGCGGGGAGCCCGGAGTGTGCTAAACTCCTGCTGGAGCACGGAGCCACAGCCAACCCCACCCTCACCGCCCTCACAGCCACGCCCCTGCACGAGGCCTGCATACGAG GTAATGTAGACTGTGTGAAGCTCATGATCGCAGAGGGAGCCCAGCTGGAAGCATTCGACATCTACTTCGGAACCCCGCTGCATGCGGCATGCATCAAAGAACACGTCGAATGTGCCAAGGCACTGCTGATCGCAG GCGCCAATGTGAATGCTGCCAAGTTCCATGAGACGGCGCTCCACTATGCGGCCAAAGTGAGGAACGTGGATCTGATCGAGCTGCTGGTGGAGTTCGGGGGGAACGTGTACGCCAGAGACAACCTCGGCAGGAAGCCCATCGACTGCACCAGGCCCGGCTCCCTTCCCGCTCTCTGCCTGCAGTTTTACGAAT CAACGCCCCTGAGTTTGCAGCACCTGAGCAGGGTCACTCTGAGGGCGGCGCTGGGTACCAGAGCGCAGGAGGTCGTGTCCAAACTCAGCCTGCCGAACCGGATCATCCGCTACCTCTGCTACTGCTGA
- the LOC118771800 gene encoding ankyrin repeat and SOCS box protein 13-like isoform X1: protein MFSKLACKIHGVYDYTVLLYFSSVEPENLLVGISRLFSKKLTKKQRILLHIRCWSERTEVHNAAALGHVSKLEELIQSGASVNTATVDSITPLHEACIQGQTQCARLLLDAGAQVDVRSVHGSTPLCNACAAGSPECAKLLLEHGATANPTLTALTATPLHEACIRGNVDCVKLMIAEGAQLEAFDIYFGTPLHAACIKEHVDCAKALLIAGANVNGAKFHETALHCAAKVRNVDLIELLVEFGGNVYARDNLGRKPIDYTRPGSPPALCLQFYECTPLSLQHLSRVALRVALGTRALEVVSKLNVSPRIISYLTYSS, encoded by the exons ATGTTTTCAAAGCTGGCGTGCAAAATCCATGGCGTTTATGattatactgtattattatatttttcttcagttgaACCAGAAAATCTTCTCGTTGGAATTTCGAGACTCTTTTCTAAGAAGCTGACCAAGAAGCAACGCATCTTGTTGCACATAA GATGCTGGTCTGAGAGGACAGAGGTGCACAATGCTGCTGCACTGGGCCATGTCTCGAAGCTAGAGGAGCTGATACAGAGCGGAGCGTCCGTCAACACTGCCACTGTGGACTCCATCACCCCACTGCACGAGGCCTGCATTCAGGGGCAAACCCAGTGCGCCAGGCTGCTGCTGGACGCTGGcgcacag GTGGACGTTCGATCCGTCCATGGGAGCACCCCGCTCTGTAATGCCTGTGCCGCGGGGAGCCCAGAGTGCGCTAAACTCCTGCTGGAGCACGGAGCCACAGCCAACCCCACCCTCACCGCCCTCACAGCCACGCCCCTGCACGAGGCCTGCATACGAG GTAATGTAGACTGTGTGAAGCTCATGATCGCAGAGGGAGCCCAGCTGGAAGCATTCGACATCTACTTCGGAACCCCGCTGCATGCGGCATGCATCAAAGAACACGTCGACTGTGCCAAGGCACTGCTGATCGCAG GTGCCAATGTGAATGGTGCCAAGTTCCACGAGACGGCGCTCCACTGCGCGGCCAAAGTGAGGAACGTGGATCTGATCGAGCTGCTGGTGGAGTTCGGGGGGAACGTTTACGCCAGAGACAACCTCGGCAGGAAGCCCATCGACTACACCAGGCCCGGCTCCCCTCCCGCTCTCTGCCTGCAGTTTTACGAAT GTACACCTCTGAGCTTGCAGCATCTGAGCAGAGTCGCTCTGAGGGTGGCGTTGGGTACGAGAGCGCTGGAGGTTGTGTCCAAACTCAACGTATCACCGCGCATCATCAGCTACCTCACCTACAGCAGTTAA
- the LOC118771803 gene encoding ankyrin repeat and SOCS box protein 13-like codes for MEMDTEPDRPYFFGDIGCWSERTEVHEAAALGHTLRLQELIQSGASVNIVAVDSITPLHEACIQGQTQCVRLLLDAGAQVDARNVDGSTPLCDACSAGSLECVQLLLERGATVNPALTSRTTSPLHEACMGGNSDCVRLVISKGAELEAYDLYYGTPLHVACANKHVDCAKALLNAGAKVNAARLHETALHHAAKVKNVELIEMLVEFGGNVYARDKHDKKPIDYTKHGSPPALCLQFYESTPLSLQHLSRVALRAALGTRAQEVVSKLSLPNRIIRYLCYC; via the exons ATGGAGATGGATACCGAGCCCGATAGGCCTTACTTCTTTGGTGACATAG GATGCTggtcagagaggacagaggtgCACGAAGCCGCTGCACTGGGCCACACCCTGAGGCTACAGGAGCTGATACAGAGTGGAGCGTCCGTCAACATCGTGGCTGTGGACTCCATCACCCCACTGCACGAGGCCTGCATTCAGGGGCAAACCCAGTGCGTCAGACTGCTGCTGGACGCTGGcgcacag gTGGACGCGCGGAACGTGGACGGCAGCACGCCGCTGTGTGACGCCTGCTCGGCGGGGAGCCTGgagtgtgtgcagctgctgctggagcgcGGAGCGACGGTGAACCCCGCCCTCACCTCCCGCaccacctcccccctccacgAGGCCTGCATGGGAG GAAACTCGGACTGCGTGCGGCTGGTGATCTCCAAGGGCGCAGAGCTGGAGGCGTACGACCTGTACTACGGGACGCCCCTACACGTGGCGTGCGCCAACAAGCATGTCGACTGTGCCAAGGCGCTGCTCAACGCAG GAGCCAAAGTGAATGCTGCCAGGTTGCACGAGACTGCTCTCCACCACGCGGCCAAAGTGAAAAACGTGGAGCTGATCGAAATGTTGGTGGAGTTCGGGGGGAACGTGTATGCCAGAGACAAGCACGACAAAAAGCCCATCGACTACACCAAGCACGGCTCCCCTCCCGCCCTCTGCCTGCAGTTTTATGAAT CAACGCCCCTGAGTTTGCAGCACCTGAGCAGGGTCGCTCTGAGGGCGGCGCTGGGTACCAGAGCGCAGGAGGTCGTGTCCAAACTCAGCCTGCCGAACCGGATCATCCGCTACCTCTGCTACTGCTGA
- the LOC118771800 gene encoding ankyrin repeat and SOCS box protein 13-like isoform X3, whose protein sequence is MDIDPDRPYFFEDIGCWSERTEVHNAAALGHVSKLEELIQSGASVNTATVDSITPLHEACIQGQTQCARLLLDAGAQVDVRSVHGSTPLCNACAAGSPECAKLLLEHGATANPTLTALTATPLHEACIRGNVDCVKLMIAEGAQLEAFDIYFGTPLHAACIKEHVDCAKALLIAGANVNGAKFHETALHCAAKVRNVDLIELLVEFGGNVYARDNLGRKPIDYTRPGSPPALCLQFYECTPLSLQHLSRVALRVALGTRALEVVSKLNVSPRIISYLTYSS, encoded by the exons ATGGATATCGACCCCGATAGACCTTACTTCTTTGAAGATATAG GATGCTGGTCTGAGAGGACAGAGGTGCACAATGCTGCTGCACTGGGCCATGTCTCGAAGCTAGAGGAGCTGATACAGAGCGGAGCGTCCGTCAACACTGCCACTGTGGACTCCATCACCCCACTGCACGAGGCCTGCATTCAGGGGCAAACCCAGTGCGCCAGGCTGCTGCTGGACGCTGGcgcacag GTGGACGTTCGATCCGTCCATGGGAGCACCCCGCTCTGTAATGCCTGTGCCGCGGGGAGCCCAGAGTGCGCTAAACTCCTGCTGGAGCACGGAGCCACAGCCAACCCCACCCTCACCGCCCTCACAGCCACGCCCCTGCACGAGGCCTGCATACGAG GTAATGTAGACTGTGTGAAGCTCATGATCGCAGAGGGAGCCCAGCTGGAAGCATTCGACATCTACTTCGGAACCCCGCTGCATGCGGCATGCATCAAAGAACACGTCGACTGTGCCAAGGCACTGCTGATCGCAG GTGCCAATGTGAATGGTGCCAAGTTCCACGAGACGGCGCTCCACTGCGCGGCCAAAGTGAGGAACGTGGATCTGATCGAGCTGCTGGTGGAGTTCGGGGGGAACGTTTACGCCAGAGACAACCTCGGCAGGAAGCCCATCGACTACACCAGGCCCGGCTCCCCTCCCGCTCTCTGCCTGCAGTTTTACGAAT GTACACCTCTGAGCTTGCAGCATCTGAGCAGAGTCGCTCTGAGGGTGGCGTTGGGTACGAGAGCGCTGGAGGTTGTGTCCAAACTCAACGTATCACCGCGCATCATCAGCTACCTCACCTACAGCAGTTAA
- the LOC118771800 gene encoding ankyrin repeat and SOCS box protein 13-like isoform X2, whose amino-acid sequence MDIDPDRPYFFEDIVEPENLLVGISRLFSKKLTKKQRILLHIRCWSERTEVHNAAALGHVSKLEELIQSGASVNTATVDSITPLHEACIQGQTQCARLLLDAGAQVDVRSVHGSTPLCNACAAGSPECAKLLLEHGATANPTLTALTATPLHEACIRGNVDCVKLMIAEGAQLEAFDIYFGTPLHAACIKEHVDCAKALLIAGANVNGAKFHETALHCAAKVRNVDLIELLVEFGGNVYARDNLGRKPIDYTRPGSPPALCLQFYECTPLSLQHLSRVALRVALGTRALEVVSKLNVSPRIISYLTYSS is encoded by the exons ATGGATATCGACCCCGATAGACCTTACTTCTTTGAAGATATAG ttgaACCAGAAAATCTTCTCGTTGGAATTTCGAGACTCTTTTCTAAGAAGCTGACCAAGAAGCAACGCATCTTGTTGCACATAA GATGCTGGTCTGAGAGGACAGAGGTGCACAATGCTGCTGCACTGGGCCATGTCTCGAAGCTAGAGGAGCTGATACAGAGCGGAGCGTCCGTCAACACTGCCACTGTGGACTCCATCACCCCACTGCACGAGGCCTGCATTCAGGGGCAAACCCAGTGCGCCAGGCTGCTGCTGGACGCTGGcgcacag GTGGACGTTCGATCCGTCCATGGGAGCACCCCGCTCTGTAATGCCTGTGCCGCGGGGAGCCCAGAGTGCGCTAAACTCCTGCTGGAGCACGGAGCCACAGCCAACCCCACCCTCACCGCCCTCACAGCCACGCCCCTGCACGAGGCCTGCATACGAG GTAATGTAGACTGTGTGAAGCTCATGATCGCAGAGGGAGCCCAGCTGGAAGCATTCGACATCTACTTCGGAACCCCGCTGCATGCGGCATGCATCAAAGAACACGTCGACTGTGCCAAGGCACTGCTGATCGCAG GTGCCAATGTGAATGGTGCCAAGTTCCACGAGACGGCGCTCCACTGCGCGGCCAAAGTGAGGAACGTGGATCTGATCGAGCTGCTGGTGGAGTTCGGGGGGAACGTTTACGCCAGAGACAACCTCGGCAGGAAGCCCATCGACTACACCAGGCCCGGCTCCCCTCCCGCTCTCTGCCTGCAGTTTTACGAAT GTACACCTCTGAGCTTGCAGCATCTGAGCAGAGTCGCTCTGAGGGTGGCGTTGGGTACGAGAGCGCTGGAGGTTGTGTCCAAACTCAACGTATCACCGCGCATCATCAGCTACCTCACCTACAGCAGTTAA